The Candidatus Methylomirabilota bacterium nucleotide sequence CGGAAAGGATCGCGGCGTGGCTGATCTCGTCGTGGTGGGCTCGGTGGCCCTGGACAGCGTCAAGACGCCGTTCGGCACCGTGACCGACGCGCTGGGGGGTGCCGCGACTTACTTCTCGTACGCGGCAAGCTTCTTCACCCAGGTCCGGGTGGTCGGCGCAGTCGGCGACGACTTCCCGCAGGAACACCTCGCGCTTCTCATCGAGCGCGGGGTGGACACGAGTGCCCTCGAGGTGCTGCCCGGCAAGAAGACGTTCCGCTGGAGCGGCGAGTACGGCTTCGACCTCAACGAGGCTCGGACCCTAGACGTGCAGCTCAACGCATTTGCCGACTTCAAGCCCAAGCTCGGGCCGGTCCATCGGCAGGCGCGATTCGTGTTCCTCGCAAATATCGACCCCGTCCTCCAGCTCGACGTCCTGAATCAGATGGAGCGACCGACCCTCGTGGCCCTCGACACCATGAACTTCTGGATCGAGGGCAAGCGCGAGGACCTGCTGAAGGTGCTGGCCCGCGTGGACGTCCTGCTCATCAACGACACCGAGGCGCGGATGCTGGCGCGCGAGCCCAACCTCGTCAAGGCGGCGCGCGCCATCACCGAGATGGGCCCCCGGACGGTGGTGATCAAGCGCGGCGAGTACGGCGCGCTGCTCCTCTCCGAAGCGCAATTCTTCTTCGCGCCGGCCTATCCGC carries:
- a CDS encoding PfkB family carbohydrate kinase, with translation MADLVVVGSVALDSVKTPFGTVTDALGGAATYFSYAASFFTQVRVVGAVGDDFPQEHLALLIERGVDTSALEVLPGKKTFRWSGEYGFDLNEARTLDVQLNAFADFKPKLGPVHRQARFVFLANIDPVLQLDVLNQMERPTLVALDTMNFWIEGKREDLLKVLARVDVLLINDTEARMLAREPNLVKAARAITEMGPRTVVIKRGEYGALLLSEAQFFFAPAYPLESVFDPTGAGDTFAGGFMGYLAQQNTKDLAALRRAMVRGAAMASFTVEDFSLERLKRLDPQEIEARLIVFADMVRLEG